The Ananas comosus cultivar F153 linkage group 2, ASM154086v1, whole genome shotgun sequence genome contains a region encoding:
- the LOC109727526 gene encoding uncharacterized protein LOC109727526, whose translation MRISKRIDMFTLGKLKFQGFSEFSELRSASLPVRKIATSDDFFSVIAFRTSAVILLSTIPRYLSRIWIRLGFLSQGQVLITSKAWINSSNLHLTMHLKKT comes from the exons ATGAGAATTTCTAAGAGAATAGATATGTTTACATTAGGGAAGTTGAAGTTTCAG GGGTTCTCAGAATTCTCCGAGCTAAGGAGCGCCTCACTGCCTGTCAGGAAGATCGCCACCTCCGACGACTTCTTCTCCGTCATCGCCTTCAGAACTTCCGCG GTAATTCTATTATCAACAATACCTAGGTACTTGTCCAGAATATGGATAAGACTTGGATTCTTAAGCCAAG GTCAAGTGTTGATTACCAGCAAGGCATGGATCAATTCCTCAAATTTGCATTTGACAATGCATCTAAAGAAAACATGA